In Euphorbia lathyris chromosome 10, ddEupLath1.1, whole genome shotgun sequence, a single genomic region encodes these proteins:
- the LOC136209859 gene encoding uncharacterized protein, whose translation MQLLSGLNPEFDHVRDQILLMDSLPPVNRAYSMLIRIEKQRNPNSIAFIQNDFVNLTTGNRNFSNQNTGNVNRNNNGGNYGNRGNNANFLVKSKEEKFCSYCRKGGHEKNECFRINHQAHMSHEQQEFSPVDDFEEGEGSSAKKESVQELVQKEVQRILKGKTTQDYLPQEFSAFAGACAGLEF comes from the exons ATGCAATTGTTATCTGGATTAAATCCAGAGTTTGATCATGTGAGAGATCAAATATTGTTGATGGATTCTCTACCTCCAGTCAATAGAGCTTATTCGATGCTTATACGTATCGAAAAGCAGAGAAATCCTAATTCCATTGCTTTTATTCAGAATGATTTTGTGAATTTAACAACTGGAAATCGAAATTTCAGTAATCAAAACACTGGAAATGTCAATCGTAATAATAATGGTGGCAATTACGGAAATCGGGGTAATAATGCTAATTTCTTGGTGAAAAGCAAGGAGGAGAAATTTTGTTCTTATTGCAGGAAAGGAGGACATGAGAAGAATGAGTGTTTCCGTATTAACCATCAGGCACATATGTCTCATGAGCAACAAGAGTTTTCTCCAGTAGATGATTTTGAAGAAGGTGAAGGAAGTTCTGCTAAGAAAGAATCTGTACAAGAATTAGTGCAGAAAGAAGTACAGAGGATACTCAAAGGGAAAACAACACAGGACTATCTTCCACAAGAGTTTTCAGCATTTGCAGGGGCATGTGCAG GGCTAGAATTTTAA